In Vigna unguiculata cultivar IT97K-499-35 chromosome 3, ASM411807v1, whole genome shotgun sequence, a single genomic region encodes these proteins:
- the LOC114175916 gene encoding nudix hydrolase 2-like isoform X2, with translation MLVYWIPDSPDTIPANATHRVGVGSFVVNEKQEVLVVQEKTGHFQGTGVWKFPTGVVDEGEDICAAAVREVKEETGVDAEFLEVLAFRQSHMSFFEKSDLFFVCLLRPLSPDIQIQELEIEAAKWMPFDEYAAQPIMEKYELMKYINNIYLAKIDGQYSGFTPVSTAPNFSKKNIYLYLNAGGLKKSNS, from the exons ATGCTTGTATATTGGATTCCTGATTCTCCAGATACTATTCCAGCAAATGCCACACATCGCGTGGGTGTCGGATCATTTGTTGTAAATGAAAAACAAGAG GTCCTAGTGGTTCAAGAAAAGACTGGACATTTTCAAGGAACTGGAGTCTGGAAATTCCCTACTGGCGTTGTTGATGAG GGAGAAGATATTTGTGCAGCAGCAGTGAGAGAGGTCAAAGAAGAAACAGGA GTTGATGCTGAATTTCTGGAAGTATTGGCATTCAG ACAAAGTCACATGTCATTTTTTGAGAAGTCAGATCTGTTCTTTGTGTGCTTGCTGCGCCCTCTTTCTCCTGACATTCAAATACAGGAGCTAGAGATAGAGGCTGCAAAG TGGATGCCATTTGATGAATACGCAGCCCAGCCAATTATGGAAAAGTATGAGCTTATGAAGTACatcaataatatatacttaGCAAAGATTGATGGGCAATATTCTGGATTTACTCCTGTATCTACTGCGCCAAACTTCTCTAAGAAAAATATCTATCTTTATTTGAATGCTGGTGGCCTGAAGAAGAGCAATTCTTGA
- the LOC114176807 gene encoding nuclear transcription factor Y subunit B-3-like, translating to MMAESDNESGGGKNESSICREQDRLLPIANVGRIMKKVLPGNAKISKESKETMQECVSEFISFVTGEASDKCQKEKRKTINGDDLLWAMASLGFEDYAEPLKAYLHKYREMEGEKTAMIGKHHGLYANPL from the coding sequence ATGATGGCTGAATCTGATAACGAGTCAGGAGGAGGAAAGAATGAATCTTCAATTTGCAGAGAGCAAGACAGGCTCCTTCCCATAGCCAACGTGGGAAGGATCATGAAGAAGGTGTTACCGGGCAACGCTAAGATTTccaaagaatcaaaagaaaccATGCAAGAGTGTGTGTCAGAGTTCATCAGTTTTGTAACAGGAGAGGCTTCTGATAAGTGtcagaaagagaaaagaaaaaccatCAACGGTGATGATCTTCTGTGGGCCATGGCCTCACTTGGCTTTGAAGATTATGCAGAGCCCCTCAAAGCTTATCTGCACAAGTACAGGGAGATGGAAGGGGAAAAAACTGCTATGATTGGGAAGCACCATGGCCTTTATGCAAATCCACTGTGA